DNA from Daucus carota subsp. sativus chromosome 1, DH1 v3.0, whole genome shotgun sequence:
TAGTAGATGTTAATAAATGCAGCAAACAAACAATAAAAGCATGGAACACATATGAGAATGAACATGACTTGGTTCAAGTTAACCATTTAATGGTGACCGACTCTTGAAGCCAAACCTTGAGCTGAAATTATGAGCAAAACTAGCAGTGCACATGGCATTTAGATTTTTAAGTTTGACCTTATGGCTACACCTCAAATTTCCTTCAAAAGAACCTAAATCTTCCATTTATACGACGGAATATTATCATGCTGCACCTACATAAGACTGATGTTGGACATTGACTTTGTTCGTAAGCCGTATTTATTTGGCAGGTATGACTCCAAACTTTGAGGATAAGGCAAGGAGCAAAGCGCAATACTTAGACATGCTAGCATCAGCGTTAGAACTGGTACAGTGACCCAGTTGCTGTTTTTTTCCTAAACCTGCCAATGTTACAAGATGAACAATTTACATCAAAGCTTCCTTCTAATAATATCAACAACCGGGAGGCAGCCTACTGGTGATAGCTACTTCAAGATTGCAGATTCTTCCACTCCCCTAAGGAAAGGAAAAAATGTACAGTGAACCTCTAGTTAAAGCAAATAAGCAGGTCCTTCTACATAAACGTATTACAAGCTAGTAAATAAGGAAAGACTGTAACAGAAGAAATTCACATGTGTTAGGGAAACTATTTTTTTCAAGTCCTTTGCAATCAAGCGAAATCTTAAGCATCATCATCACTACAAATTCCCACAGCTCTTAACTGATGCAAACACTAAGGTCTTTTAGGTATTACTAAATGGTGACTTATTCATTGAAGGTTAAAACTTAAATAAACCTGTTCATAAAGGAAGCGAAACATATACTTAAACATAAAGTGATTGACGAAGACACAATCTCCAATTCCCCAAGTATTATCTCCCCAGTTATATagaaaaaactaaatttttgttGGAATCAATATTTAACAATACAGTAAGCTTAAATCGATGTGATAATACAACACTAAGATTAACGCTCATGTCATAACTAAAGCATAGAAATGTCAGATGAAAACTTATTGTGATCATGGAGAGcagaaactttaaaaaaaaatcaagaaagtaACTTCCGTTTATCATGTAATCGCTACTATAAGTTCACATACAGGGAATGCCAGAATCCTAGTTATCTAGATAACTTGAACTATCTACAATGCATCAGAATTGGGACATGAATAGAGATATCAGATCGTGCAAAGGGTAATTGTATTTCACCAAGCTGCAAACAGTTGCCTCGCAGTACTATGCACTGCACAGCCCATAGCAGGACCACAAATACTTTGTCCTGCCTGAAATCAACTGGTTGAAAACAAGTACCAAGCAACTTCCCAACACTCCACAAAATGAACTATACGAGACATTACTTGATTCTATTATGACCAATCTATGTGAAGACTTAATACAGAAGATGAAGACAATTTTCAGATCATAAAGACAAAACAAACCaactataataaaatatttatcgcAAAGTAGTAAGTAACCAACTATAATAACACTATAATCCCAATGTACTTTCTTTATACTTGACTACGGATCATGGAGTGAGTTCCTAAAATTGGGAGAACATAATCAAATCCTAACATAATATAAACATTATGCATCAAAAATCCTATGAAAAAGAATCTCTATTTACAAGAACACCAAATTAAATTTATGTAGAGCAGCTagttttatataaacatatgaaACATTTCAGTTCTCTTTGTCGGCCAAAAATGATATTTCCTACTACAAATAATGATCTCATTTCTCCATATTCAGAGAGGTATCACCTATTCATGGATTATAGAAAAGACATTACTGGGAATGgagaaaaactaaaaaaataatctaCAAATTTTTACATGAACCGTTTCTTCTCTCCTCACATCAGAAGCTAGCTTCCTTGCTCTCAAAATGAaaccatatacatatatgtctGTGTGTCTGAAGTTTATATCACAGAGTCCCTAAATAACTATCCTTTTGAATGCCTCGTGCAGTTGCCTTTGTCCAGGGGTATATCAGTATTACTGAGCAAAAGCTAAGATTAGTCTATAGTCGCCCTAGTCGCCCCAAGACCCGATTTCCAGACCACAATGAGTTTGGTCTACCTATAACAAGTATAAGTCAGCCTCCTTCACAATGATTGTGGACCCGTAGCACCACGAAAGCTGATGTCAGGTAGGCAACAATAATTTCTATCTGTATGGACTACCATTTGAACGAGATCCATAACTTTCAGGAGTGATCGATAAAATGTCTTTAGGTTGGTCCAGACTTCACAGTTATACTTATACATAAATAGCTGACCTTTGGGCAAAAAAACAAGGGGACATTGAGGATCCTAAGTCCGGGCCTGGGACTGAGCTGGGGTTTTCCAGATTAGGCTGAGCCAAATTTTCGAGTCCAAGTTCaacaatttttttctaaaaatgtaTTTCTTGGGTAAATTCAATGCTGACATATCCTGCTAATGTTATACATGTGTGCATATAACTCATCTATAGCACAAAGCTTTGCTGGAGTCCAAGAAACTTAAATACACCTCAGATAAAACAGTGGTGATTTCATGGTCTATGACTTTATGTCATCTTCTGGATTCCAAAGACCTCCATTGCAAAAAAGGTCACACAATTGAcagtgggaaaaaaaaaaattagaattagaatATAGGATTAGTTATAAGTATGAAAAAGAAATGGCACTGCTTCCCAGCAGAAACTAAATAAGCTCAGTtataattataagaaaaaaaatgtgtcgccaaataaaattttgttacaCACATTTTAATCACGAAAGGCCAAACTGGTTTACAGGAGGTAGGCAGTTCATCAGCTTGAGGTTACAGGGCAGTTAATCCATACTCATTTCCTGACCTGCAAAAGTATTAACAGCTTCCATTTAAAAACCACATAGAGCATCAAATAAAGGTCTAATCCAACAAGGGCTTACTGCACATACTCCACAATAGGAAAAAGGAAAATATGTGTTGTGATTGGCACCCTGTACACTGTAAGTATAATTGTGCTGGAAATGGGAAACACTAAAACTTAATATAGCAAAGGCAACGAATGATATAACCCCTTGAATTTTTCCATCAGGCCGCAATTGtatgtttaataatattttcttgaaaTACAAAACAATTGAACTGTATCACAAATAAGCTACGATGTCTAAAAAGTATTTCTCAGAGTATAATTTTTGAATAGTTTACTGTCATGTCACTTGCACTACACAAGACAACACTTTATATCCTTGTTGTATGCATGTTCATCAAGTGAGATGCAACCagaaaatgattataaaaaatCTGCATACCGCATGACAGGGCGAACGGCGAACGGATGAAGATTCAGGTGCCTTTAGATCTGATAAACGACCTTTACCACGGTTAGGTTTCTTGGGAAGTCTGTCACTGTCTCCAGCTTGGAGTGCTTTTTGCTTGATTGGTGATTCACTACTAATACAGGTAGAAATTGAAGAAACTGGAGCAGATGCAGTGATTGTGGAAGTGTCCGGTACTAGGGTTATTGTGTTAGGACTAGTACCTGGAGGCATAAGAGTCTTACTCAGAACTTGGCCCAAAAATTGGCCTTCATTAGCAGCAACACtcaaaattagaaccataactGGCACAAGCAGCCAACCCTGTAAATTAGCTTACAGGGTTAACGGCTGACCATGTTCCACCAACTACTTTTACAATAACAAAATTTCCAGTCTGTCATTCTATCAGATATTATAGCAGCACAGAAGAATGCAACAGATAACTCATTACCAGAAGTTGTAGCTTCAAACTTCTCTCTCATGGTCCGTACGAATTGAAACAAACCATTGCTCTTATTCAACTCGATGATTAAGCCTTTTGTGTCATTTAGACATGGATCAGAATCAAGTACTGGAGATAAAGGAGAAAGTAGTTAAATAATATCAAGATAATGTGTATCCAAACTAAAGACCAACTAACAAACAATTTCTTTATTACTCACAAGAGTACACATCATTCTCATGACGGATTGTAAAGTAATATTCTTCCTTGGGATCATTTggattgatatttttaaaaataaattttatcccTGCAGAAACAATAAATATTGTAAGAAACAATTTCCACAAGATTGACAGCGCCAGATCTGACTAGTAAACATACCAAGTCCACATTGAATCCGGAAACCAAGAACCCTATTGTACCAAGAGATAGCCTCTTCAACTTCTTCTCTGCATTTAGAGTCCTTTTTGCACTTTTCTTCACATGCTGAGAGAACTTTATGATAAAGGAAGTAGGTATAAGGCAAACATGAATGGAagagtaatataatattataaatatattattacacgAGCAAACACACATCAGTAACGAAACCAATCTATAGTGGCAGTACACTGTAGCCAATTGGCAGATTACCAAAACCAATTCATTTACCATGGAAACAGCCCAAAGAAACAGCAATGTGATGCATATATCAGTTGGATACAATAAACATGTAGCTAAGGTGAAATCCTACTACCAGAGATAAAATTTGGAACACAAATAGGCACATGTTTGGAGTCCTATTATATTATAGTGCATGTCTTGTCTCTAAATGTTTAGTACCATATAGCTAATTGCTGTTAAGTATCCAACCTCATAGACATCaactattaaatattataaaaatgcaAAACTCTAGTATGCGGCTCAGTAGTTTAAGAGATTTTTTGTTCATGGTCAGAAGACAAAATAGGTGATGGCTTAAAAGTCACATAGATTTGTAAAAGAAATGTATCAAGTCAAATTCTACTAGAGGAAAACTACCTTTAGATTGTTGAAAAATAATTTCAGCATATTTATCTTTCCTCGCTTTTTGCTCTTCTACCACTCTTTTCAGACTATCTACTCTTGCTTTGGTAGCAGCCAATGAATCCATCATTGCCATCCTCTTTGCCTCTTTCCGTGTCTTTACTGTACATTGATTATAAAGAACAAGTTAGTAATGAGATAGCTCCTCCTTTAATTAATATGTTGATCAATAAAATCATAACCTGCTATACTTAAAAAATTGCCTTACAACTAACTGATAGGTACTTTAAATAGCAAGATACTTTGTAACTAGAAATATAGCAAGCAAACATGAGTACATGACGCCAAAAGAAGGTTCTAAAGGAGGCTTTTCAGACCGCTAATACAAGAGCAGGAATACAATACAATTAAAAATCAGAAAACAAGCCACATACATCTCTCTACATAGTTTAATCCTATGtcactctgactcaaatacgaAATGTCGGACACGACACATATCTCAGTGTCAGACttgaaaaatctgaaaattgggGACACGGGGACATTGTCCTATTTTTGAACATGGTTACAGCATGATACATTAATAAATAAACATGGTAAGTAGATACCATAATAAAAAGTAACAACCAAATTATGAAGAAACACAATTTTGTAAGAAATTTTTCAAATTAGGGATTTTCACcttgttttttgtttatttgatgTTTACTAACGGAATGTACTCGTTGACTGACAAAATGTACCCATTACTGACTTAAGTGACCAGTTTGATACCATTTTAAGTTTGGTGACCAGCTGGATACATTGAGCCCACTTCACTAATTCACTTGATTATCAACCcgataaacaaaacatataataataaaggGTGTTGACCCAATCTATCACGTTTTTAGGGACAAGACCCCACATATCACTATTGGAGATAATGGCCCCATATATCACTTAATccaaaacgctacatcgtgtaacGCTCATTCCTCTTTCACTTTTTAATGCCatatcgtgtagcgttttgaaGCCCTAAATGCTATTTAATGTAGTGTTTCACTCTTAAACGCCAAATTGCATTACGTTTTGTAGTGATTTTTAGACCTAAACGCAACACGATGTAGTGTTTTCTTCTAAGAATTGAAACGCTGGATTATTTGGCGTTAATAAGTGACATTTCGGGCCATTTTTGACAACTCTGGTATTTTGGGCATTTGAAAATTTTGTCATATACGAGGCATTTTCTCTATTATAAACCCATAAATCGTAAATTCCAAACAAATCAGCTAAAACAACAAATAACCAACAATTCAAAACGATAAAGGGACCGAAAAACATTACGAGCAAGAGCTTTGACCAAGTCATCCTCCACAGCTCTCAATTCTGCTCTAAGCTTCCCTAGTTTAGCTGCAACCACTCAACACACGAATTATCAATTAAACCCTAAAAAACAACAAATTCTATATTTACTAACAATAATGAcaaaattaacaataataattgacgacgataataataatgattataatgATAATATCACCTTGATTTTGATAAGTTGTTTGGGCAATTGATAATTGAGACTCGAGAGAGCCGCGAAAAGATCGGAGAGATGTGATTGTTTTGTGATGTTGAGTTTCGATCTCGTTCTCGCATTTTAATCGAAGCTCGCGCATATTAGATTGGGTTTTCATGCGCTTGGAGACTAGAAGTAAAAGGTGAATGATGTATTGCCCCgccttttttgttgtttgatttCAAAGAGCTGAAGATCAGGAATCCGTGAGCTGTTGTATGTGGCTGGGTTAATGAATTTTACAATTCaaagtttctttttctttttgtcaaggAATATTACTATTTAAAATAGCTTCGGCTGTTTAGGGCTTTAAGGGTTATCgataggggtgatcgcggtgcgggcggtgcggttttgaAAACTCAAACCGCAACTGCACCACGCTAgcataaaaaccgcgtaaaccgcaccacaaaaatgcggtttgtgcggtgcggtttgtgcggtttctatgcttaagaataaaaaattttggttgaagttcgaaataaaatttaaatatacaataattaaaatcttttcttgtaatgaatttatatgatatttatcattttaaaactaCAACAACCactaaaaaacacaaacaaaagtgtaaatatgataataaatatgggTACTAACTACAAagagacatattataataatataatcatttcatacaaatttggtataataGTAATGCGAGATTGATTATATACtatttaactattatttgaagagatttaacaaatacatataacataattataaataatatatatatataatataattttatttgacaatcactaatatatatatatatatatatatattataatatcgcggtgcggtgcggtttgaaccgcactacTAATATGttaaaccgcaacccgcaccgcaccgcgcggtttgtgaaaaattcaaaccgcaaccgcaccacgaaaattaaaaaccacgttttgtggtgcggtttggcgcggtgcgggcggtttatgcggttttGGCGGTTTTCTGATCACCCCTAGTTATCGACAAATTTGAACCAAAAATATCGAATTTGTATTCTTATCAGAATGATTTGAGCTAGGAAGTAGCCTGATTTCAGAATTAacgaataatttttaaaatatttaaatgaaattagttaataatcttattaaataaataaatttatttaacataaaatattactaCGAGTATTCAAAGATAATTGGTTAtaggttaaaattttaaaactgcTTATTTATGCATGTAAGATTATACGCAAACAATCATTTCCTGATCGTTGATCAATGAGAATCGAAATTTCAACTAACGTATCGACTTTTGGCTCAGTAAAGTTTTTGTATGAAATATAGCTCTTCTATTATATGGATAAACCGTTCTTCACACACTAGTTATAATTAAAAGCATCTGTAATGGGACTGACAATAATCATTGGTTAAATTGGATATATAAGacaatatgtaaaatttgttgaaccggTACATTGTGCTtagatattttgttttgatgatattatctgtctataatttaaaaacagtaTATTGTTGATATATTTAGATTggtataaatagaatatataagtTTTATGTGGTAATAAATGAGTTATAATATTCCCACAAATTTTTACACCCCTGAGTcagacaaatataatcatacaCATAAGCTAGCTAAAAAACATAGATTAAGGACGGGGTAGGATTGaagtgtgattttttttaaaataattatatttgaaattcacattttataaaagttgtattaaaattataaattttaagtttatatcGGATTTATGAAATCAACATGTATTTATTATCCTGATTAATGTATATATTTAGCTCTTAGTCCATGAGGTATTATATATACACGACGgtaatttattaagaaaaaatattaatcacaATAAATTACATATACTCATTATATCTTGTTTAGAACGGGATTGAGGATGACAAGATTACATAAATCATACTAAAAGTAAGGAGTCTCGATGATAATTTTTGACTTAATCTGCAACAAGATATAATGAGTgtgatataaaaatatacataaaacaaataaaatgtaagcataaaaaaatgataatacataaataaaatttaaattttgttgataGATAAAAagtatttgaatatttattatttttacaaataatttaaaagcgCCCGTATAGCTCATACTTCAACTGAGCTTAAAACCTCTTCCAAACGGACCCTAAAAACCCTCCAACACCTTACATATCTCCGGCGACTCTCCGGCAAAATGCCCGGTGTCGCCTCCAACTCCGATGACCTCGCTCTCATCCCTCACTCACCAACCAACTCTCACACAATCGCACTCCACCACACGGTGAAACCCCCAATTTCTCGCCTCTCAATCGCGTGGGCGCGTGGAAACTCCCTGCGCGTCGCCGTTATCCGGAAGCCGCAGGCCGGCGAGTCCGACGACGAGCCGGGAGGACAAGTAGTGGAGGTGAAGCTCGGCGTTGACGAAGCCGATATATACGAGGCGCAGTGGAGGAGAATTGCTTATGGCTCCGTTACTCCGTTTGCGGTGCTTCAGAGTCGAAAAAATTTGAATACGAATGCGTATAATGCTGATCTGTAAATGCCTCTCGAGCcttcatatttttagttttcACTTGAATTTGTCGATTAtaatgtatatgtgtatgtttGTGTTCTTTAGGTTGTTAGATTATTGATCAGAAATCAGAATGCCTCTATTCCGTATTTCCACATAATGCTGACTCGTAAACAATTACATTATGCGTTTAGCAAGAGATAtcgttttttaaaataacagaaATTAAACTTTGAGTGCCTATAATGCTGACTTGTAAATATCTCTATGGCTAATATTTACATATGTGCACAAGTATTTAGGTCAGATTACGTTATTGAAATGAATGCCTGCATTCCGTATCCTGCCGACTTATAAACAATTCTACGACTTCTTCACATATGTACATATTGCTTTTGCTCTTGCTCGAGTTTGTTTGTTAGTGACATGTGTATATTTGTGTATGTGTTTAGGCCAGCCTATGTGATTGAGTACAGCAGGGAAATAAACTCATTGCTGGGGAATCAAAAAGTGCTTCCTGATCCGGTTATTGAAGATCCGAAAACAGTTCTACAGGTAACACTGATACTTTGTTCTTTAAGTTGGTTTGGATTTGGAAGAATGTTGATTCGTATGTGCTATTGTTTCTCTGTGCATTTTGCTTAGAGGGTTG
Protein-coding regions in this window:
- the LOC108206700 gene encoding kinetochore protein SPC25 homolog, with amino-acid sequence MKTQSNMRELRLKCENEIETQHHKTITSLRSFRGSLESQLSIAQTTYQNQAKLGKLRAELRAVEDDLVKALALKTRKEAKRMAMMDSLAATKARVDSLKRVVEEQKARKDKYAEIIFQQSKVLSACEEKCKKDSKCREEVEEAISWYNRVLGFRIQCGLGIKFIFKNINPNDPKEEYYFTIRHENDVYSLLDSDPCLNDTKGLIIELNKSNGLFQFVRTMREKFEATTSGTSPNTITLVPDTSTITASAPVSSISTCISSESPIKQKALQAGDSDRLPKKPNRGKGRLSDLKAPESSSVRRSPCHAVRK